In Paenibacillus dendritiformis, the DNA window GCAGGACGTGACGGCGCCGGTGCTGCTGTCGGCTTCGATGCAGAATGCCGATACGATCCGGCTGACCTACAACGAGCCGCTTGATCCCGCGTCGGTTCCGCCGCAATCCCGCTTCTCCGTCACGGTCAACGGGGACTCGCGGAGCATCGGGAATGTGTCGGTAGCGGGAAGCGCTGTCGACGTGAAGCTGAAGAGCGGGATTGCCTACGGCCAAGACGTTCGGATCAGCTATACGCCGGGCAAGGACCGGAATATTCGGGACGCGGCCGGCAACGCCGCAGCCGCGCTTGACCGGACGCCGGTCAGCGATACGGCGGATGCGACGCTGCCGAAGCTGGAGCAGGTGACGGCCAAGGGGACGCAGATCGTCTTCGAATTCAACAAAGAACTTGATGCGGTATCGTCCAAGGCTGCGGATCAGTTCACGGTCTGGGTGGACGGCAAGACGAGAGCCATCGCCCGCATTGCACAGGACGGGCGCAAGGTGACGCTATCGCTGCTTCACCTCATTACGAACGGGCAGGTCGTGAAGATCCGGTATGCGCCTGACCGGTACCCGCTGCAGGATCGGGCCGGCCATCCCGTGCCTGCGATCAGCGAGCAGTATGTGCGCAATCTGAACGATACGAAGCCGCCGGTGCTGGACACGGCCGAAGTGAACGGCAGCCTGCTCCGGCTTCGGTATAACGAAGGGTTGGCTGCGAATCAAGTGCCGCATCGCAGCCATTACTCGGTGCTCGTGAACCGGACGGCACGCTACGTCCAGGCCGTTCAGATCCGGGGGAACGTCGTGGAACTGGCGCTTGATTCCAGCGTCTCCGACCACGACGAGGTGACCGTATCGTATGCGCCGGCCGATCCCCGCCTGACGGATTTGTCGGGCAATGCGGCCGCGGCCTTCACGCTGGCGAAGGTCGCCAACAAGACGGATAACGAGGCGCCGGTGCTGCGCCGCGCCTCGGTCAAAGGCGCGTCCGTGACGCTGACCTTCTCGGAGAAGCTGCGGGAATCGCCGGCGCCGGCGTCATCCCAGTTCTCCGTTCAGGCAGACCATGCCGGCGTGGGGGTGAAGAGCGCCTCCGTCCAGGGCGACAAGGTGACGCTCACGCTCGACGAGAGCGTGAACCCGTACAGCGCCGTCACGGTCTCCTATGCGCCGGGTACGAATCCGCTGCGGGATCTGAACGGCAATGCGGTCTCTTCGTTCGCCAACGCGGCGGCCGCCAATCAGACGGACGGTTCGGTGCGGCCGGGCGACATTCAGCCGGCTTCGTATGATTGGTTCCTTGACAGCGGATGGTATCTGTTGTCCAGCTCGGCGGCGGAGACCTCATCCGATCGTTCCCGTTACGGCCAGGCCGTTAAGCGGTATACGCTGCCGGCCGGCAAGTTGAAGGCCTCATTCGAGTATGTCATGCATAACGGTACCCGCAATCATCTCGCATTCGAGGTGCCGGCTTCCGAGCGCGCGGCGATGGTGGCCGTTCCGCTGTCCGCGCTGAAGGATGTCTACCATAAAGCGGGCGATGCCGTCTTCTCGATCCGGTACGGGGACATTCTGTACTCGGTGCCGCTTCGCGAGCTTGATTTCAGCCGGCTTGAGCGCGAATGGGGCGGCAGCGCCTATCTGCTTCTGCAGGCCGAGAAGGCGGCAGGGGCGGACGCTGCTTCGCTTACGAGCTATCTCCAGGAGACCGGGGCGAATATCCGCGTGCAGCCGATCGACTTCTATGCTTCCACTTACGCCGGT includes these proteins:
- a CDS encoding SwmB domain-containing protein, producing MKRAVAVLLTAAMAMELSISTALAQSPDEVARAEQGWHIISVDSVTPRSGSEDIDIQPQLSMVFGEAVSKGKGHITIKKRSGETVETIAVDSDQVRLEDKETKAVITPSVKLDYRTTYSVQVDYGAFTNEHGIYLGIYDPAVWSFTTKAEQGIPVLERLSPARGQKDVRIDANLALTFNEPVWKAEGSVLIRTAKDGKVHEAISASSNRISGDGTKTITIDPVLDLKPDTEYIVEITAGALRNGSKQAYPGLQGDNAWRFATGKQDVTAPVLLSASMQNADTIRLTYNEPLDPASVPPQSRFSVTVNGDSRSIGNVSVAGSAVDVKLKSGIAYGQDVRISYTPGKDRNIRDAAGNAAAALDRTPVSDTADATLPKLEQVTAKGTQIVFEFNKELDAVSSKAADQFTVWVDGKTRAIARIAQDGRKVTLSLLHLITNGQVVKIRYAPDRYPLQDRAGHPVPAISEQYVRNLNDTKPPVLDTAEVNGSLLRLRYNEGLAANQVPHRSHYSVLVNRTARYVQAVQIRGNVVELALDSSVSDHDEVTVSYAPADPRLTDLSGNAAAAFTLAKVANKTDNEAPVLRRASVKGASVTLTFSEKLRESPAPASSQFSVQADHAGVGVKSASVQGDKVTLTLDESVNPYSAVTVSYAPGTNPLRDLNGNAVSSFANAAAANQTDGSVRPGDIQPASYDWFLDSGWYLLSSSAAETSSDRSRYGQAVKRYTLPAGKLKASFEYVMHNGTRNHLAFEVPASERAAMVAVPLSALKDVYHKAGDAVFSIRYGDILYSVPLRELDFSRLEREWGGSAYLLLQAEKAAGADAASLTSYLQETGANIRVQPIDFYASTYAGSASPRALEAQLEYKVRTTGYVDSGNASAVRYDAALAKAGFVPTVMKEGAGVTVFDFLFKGNQAVALMDRSKDFQDIRSHWARESIRELASKYIIEGVSSAAFAPNANITRAQFATLLARSLGLQGDAGAAAGYRDVSTSGKLAPYIGAATKAGIIGGFEDRTFRPNESITREQMAIMLVRAMDYAGYAVTADPAALNRFKDRNQIGRYAVTGVAKAVTSGIVQGMTSTTFDPKGTATRAQAAAMLKRMLQQVEYLG